Proteins from a genomic interval of Rosa chinensis cultivar Old Blush chromosome 2, RchiOBHm-V2, whole genome shotgun sequence:
- the LOC112187347 gene encoding mannan endo-1,4-beta-mannosidase 2 — protein MILRSSRLYKKKMVVAGNGLFYPIIGFASCLAFLYMSFHSFSDLRSDFREEEHQLAFVKRNGTQFTLEGKPFYINGWNSYWLMYHAVDEYSRPRVREMLQAGAKMGLTLCRTWAFNDGEYNALQLSPGQFDERVFKALDHVIVEARQQGVRLLLCLVNNLQNYGGKSQYVRWAWQEGVGLSSSNDSFFFDPSIRNYFKSYIKTILTRKNTLNGIEYRDDPTIFAWELINEPRCSTDASGDTLQDWIEEMSEFVKVIDKKHLLTVGLEGFYGPKNPKALTVNPEQWASRLGSDFIRNSKIPSIDFASVHMYPDHWFHDLEVEDHLKFVTKWMLSHIEDGEKELNKPVMFTEFGLADQLDRFYKTIFDVIYKSAKKHQAGAGALAWQFLVAGMDKYNDEFGIVPWERPSTYKLIIEQTCRLAKIQGPILEQRNLKELCLQKQ, from the exons ATGATTTTGCGGTCCTCTAGattatataaaaagaaaatggtagTAGCAGGGAATGGTCTTTTCTACCCCATTATTGGATTCGCTTCATGTTTGGCTTTCCTCTACATGTCCTTTCACTCCTTTAGTGACTTGAGGAGCGATTTTCGTGAAGAAGAACATCAGTTGGCTTTTGTGAAGAGGAATGGGACTCAGTTCACCTTGGAGGGTAAACCATTTTACATTAATGGATGGAATTCTTACTGGTTAATGTATCATGCTGTGGATGAGTATAGCAGACCCAGAGTCCGAGAAATGCTGCAAGCCGGTGCAAAAATGGGTCTTACTCTCTGTCGAACTTGGGCCTTTAATGATGGTGAGTACAATGCTCTCCAGCTTTCCCCTGGTCAGTTCGATGAGCGAGTTTTTAAG GCTTTGGATCATGTTATTGTAGAAGCAAGACAACAGGGCGTCAGGTTGCTTCTTTGCTTAGTTAATAACTTGCAAAATTATGGTGGGAAGTCTCAGTATGTAAGGTGGGCCTGGCAAGAAGGTGTTGGTTTGAGCTCATCCAatgattcatttttctttgaCCCATCCATTCGCAATTATTTCAAGAGTTACATAAAg ACTATCCTAACCAGGAAGAATACACTCAATGGAATTGAATATAGAGATGACCCCACCATTTTTGCGTGGGAGTTAATAAATGAACCCCGTTGCAGCACTGATGCCTCAGGCGATACTCTCCAA GATTGGATAGAAGAAATGTCAGAATTTGTGAAAGTAATTGACAAGAAACATCTACTGACTGTGGGCCTGGAAGGATTTTATGGTCCTAAGAACCCCAAAGCTTTGACTGTGAATCCTGAACAGTGGGCATCCCGACTTGGATCAGATTTCATTCGCAACTCCAAGATCCCCAGCATTGATTTTGCTTCTGTTCATATGTACCCTGACCACTG GTTTCATGATCTAGAAGTGGAGGACCACCTGAAGTTTGTCACCAAGTGGATGCTTTCTCACATTGAAGATGGTGAGAAAGAACTTAACAAACCAGTCATGTTCACCGAATTTGGCTTGGCAGACCAGCTTGATAGATTTTACAAAACTATTTTTGATGTCATTTACAAATCTGCAAAGAAACACCAGGCTGGAGCAGGTGCTTTAGCGTGGCAGTTTTTGGTAGCAGGAATGGACAAGTATAATGATGAATTTGGGATTGTTCCATGGGAAAGGCCATCTACCTATAAGCTGATAATAGAACAAACATGTAGGTTGGCTAAAATCCAGGGTCCAATTTTAGAACAGCGAAATTTGAAAGAGTTGTGCCTGCAAAAACAGTGA
- the LOC112187348 gene encoding uncharacterized protein LOC112187348: protein MKCWWRQNGGAKRKLPAPHCPPLLLLYNTTPSPYPSQYQLLLFSTPKAAMVLKLKLATPAKFYGSSLPRPRIYTDVKFNDERVDPPVAVMDPFLAWANEAHWSMGGLSFKRLRLQGRIEGHVGKLRAEREKTEDRKQKSKRASSDSPPSAPIAPKRRRFLALIDEDEDEEEEEEEDLELVRGKRLVKKLADEFDRVADAGKETVASRTRSRKLEVDDGIETETQTVMQVAKEVNKLSLKGKKLKKRKSKGPRTSPRLANRS from the coding sequence ATGAAATGTTGGTGGCGCCAAAATGGTGGCGCCAAACGAAAACTTCCCGCCCCTCACTGCCCGCCACTCCTCCTTCTTTATAACACAACCCCTTCCCCTTACCCCTCACAATACCAATTGCTCCTATTCTCTACTCCCAAAGCCGCCATGGTTCTAAAGCTCAAGTTAGCCACTCCAGCCAAGTTCTACGGCAGCAGCCTCCCGCGCCCTCGGATCTACACGGACGTCAAGTTCAATGACGAACGGGTCGACCCGCCTGTAGCCGTCATGGATCCGTTTCTGGCCTGGGCCAACGAGGCCCACTGGTCCATGGGCGGCCTCAGCTTCAAGCGCCTCCGCCTCCAGGGCCGGATCGAAGGCCACGTCGGCAAGCTCCGCGCCGAGCGGGAAAAGACCGAGGACAGGAAGCAAAAGAGCAAGAGGGCTTCTTCCGATTCGCCTCCTTCGGCTCCGATTGCGCCCAAGCGCCGGAGATTCCTGGCTTtgattgatgaagatgaagatgaggaggaggaggaggaggaagatctGGAGTTGGTGAGGGGGAAGAGGCTTGTGAAGAAGCTGGCCGATGAGTTCGATAGGGTGGCTGATGCGGGGAAGGAGACGGTGGCTTCAAGGACTCGGAGCCGGAAATTGGAAGTGGATGACGGGATTGAGACGGAGACTCAGACTGTGATGCAGGTGGCAAAGGAGGTAAATAAGTTGAGCTTGAAGGGCAAAAAGTTGAAGAAGCGGAAGAGCAAGGGACCCAGGACTTCGCCCAGATTGGCAAACCGTAGCTGA